The following proteins come from a genomic window of Micromonospora echinofusca:
- a CDS encoding phospho-sugar mutase, which translates to MPAETTDIDDIRERARRWLDDDPDPASREELRAVLDRLPASAPELADRFAGPLTFGTAGLRGPLRAGPNGMNLAVVTQAAAGLVGWLAAQGGTGPLVIGYDARHGSREFAERTAQVATGAGRPALLLPRPLPTPVLAYAVRHLGAVAGVMVTASHNPPQDNGYKVYLGAELGGALGAGAQIVPPADAGIEAAIRSVGPLAGVPLGPAGQVLGDDLVASYVERATAVIDPDGSRDLAVAYTPLHGVGAAVLTAAFASAGFPVPGVVPEQAEPDPAFPTVAFPNPEEPGAVDRLVALAEATGADIAIANDPDADRCAVAVRDTARAASAGGEVAGPAQPDGNPPGWRMLRGDEVGVLLADHLMRRGVTGLYATTIVSSSLLRAMCAARGLPYDETLTGFKWIVRAGGGAEPLVFGYEEALGYCVAPEHVRDKDGITAALTVAELAAGLKARGLTLTDRLDELAAEFGVHHTDQLSVRVDDLRLIADAMARIRAATPTTLLGQPVTETQDLLPEADVVILRTGTARVVIRPSGTEPKLKAYLEVVEPVADGDVAGARARATDAVATLRTEMATTLGL; encoded by the coding sequence ATGCCGGCGGAAACCACTGACATCGACGACATTCGCGAGCGAGCGCGGCGCTGGCTCGACGACGATCCCGACCCGGCCAGCCGGGAGGAGCTGCGGGCGGTGCTCGACCGCCTGCCGGCGAGCGCCCCGGAGCTGGCCGACCGGTTCGCCGGCCCGCTGACCTTCGGCACCGCCGGGCTGCGCGGGCCGCTGCGCGCCGGCCCCAACGGAATGAACCTCGCGGTGGTCACCCAGGCCGCCGCCGGGCTGGTCGGCTGGCTCGCCGCCCAGGGCGGCACCGGTCCGCTCGTGATCGGGTACGACGCCCGGCACGGTTCCCGCGAGTTCGCCGAGCGCACCGCCCAGGTCGCCACCGGCGCGGGACGCCCGGCGCTGCTGCTGCCCCGTCCCCTGCCCACCCCTGTGCTCGCATACGCGGTGCGCCACCTCGGGGCGGTCGCCGGGGTGATGGTCACGGCCAGCCACAACCCGCCGCAGGACAACGGCTACAAGGTCTACCTCGGCGCGGAGCTGGGCGGGGCGCTGGGCGCGGGCGCCCAGATCGTGCCGCCGGCCGACGCCGGCATCGAGGCCGCGATCCGGTCGGTCGGGCCGCTGGCCGGGGTGCCGCTCGGCCCGGCCGGGCAGGTGCTCGGCGACGACCTGGTGGCCTCCTACGTGGAGCGGGCCACCGCCGTCATCGACCCGGACGGCTCGCGCGACCTGGCGGTGGCGTACACGCCGCTGCACGGGGTGGGCGCGGCGGTGCTCACCGCGGCGTTCGCCAGTGCGGGCTTCCCCGTGCCCGGTGTGGTGCCCGAGCAGGCCGAGCCCGACCCCGCGTTCCCGACCGTCGCCTTCCCCAACCCGGAGGAGCCGGGGGCGGTGGACCGGCTGGTCGCGCTGGCCGAGGCGACCGGCGCGGACATCGCCATCGCCAACGATCCCGACGCGGACCGCTGCGCCGTGGCCGTCCGGGACACCGCTCGGGCGGCGAGCGCGGGCGGCGAGGTCGCCGGCCCGGCCCAACCCGACGGGAACCCGCCCGGCTGGCGGATGCTGCGCGGCGACGAGGTGGGTGTGCTGCTGGCCGACCACCTCATGCGGCGCGGCGTGACCGGGCTGTACGCCACCACGATCGTGTCGTCGTCCCTGCTGCGGGCGATGTGCGCCGCCCGGGGCCTGCCGTACGACGAGACGCTGACCGGGTTCAAGTGGATCGTACGGGCCGGCGGCGGGGCCGAGCCGCTGGTCTTCGGCTACGAGGAGGCGCTCGGCTACTGCGTCGCCCCCGAGCACGTACGCGACAAGGACGGCATCACCGCCGCGCTGACCGTCGCCGAGCTGGCCGCCGGGCTCAAGGCGCGGGGACTCACCCTGACCGACCGGCTCGACGAGCTGGCCGCCGAGTTCGGCGTGCACCACACCGACCAGCTCTCGGTGCGGGTGGACGACCTGCGGCTGATCGCCGACGCGATGGCCCGGATCCGGGCCGCCACCCCCACGACGCTGCTCGGCCAGCCGGTCACCGAGACACAGGACCTGCTCCCCGAGGCGGACGTGGTGATCCTGCGTACCGGCACCGCCCGGGTGGTGATCCGCCCCTCGGGCACCGAGCCGAAGCTCAAGGCGTACCTGGAGGTGGTGGAGCCGGTGGCGGACGGCGACGTCGCCGGAGCCCGCGCCCGTGCCACCGACGCGGTCGCCACCCTCCGCACGGAAATGGCCACGACCCTAGGCCTCTGA
- a CDS encoding MBL fold metallo-hydrolase, which yields MQLTKYAHSCLRVEHDGGVLVIDPGVFSEAAALDGADAVLITHEHPDHVDVEAVSRQLDRRRFVIHGPASLAGTLGDAAEALDAVRPGQSFTAAGVPVRAYGGRHAVIHPDIPVVDNLAYLLDDVVYHPGDSLVVPEDAQVDTLFLPIHAPWTKFSESLDFLRAVAPRRAYALHDGLLNDNGLNVLNGNFTRMSEVDYRRLEPGTRIDA from the coding sequence ATGCAGCTCACCAAGTACGCCCACTCCTGCCTGCGGGTGGAGCACGACGGGGGAGTGCTGGTCATCGACCCGGGCGTGTTCAGCGAGGCGGCGGCGCTCGACGGGGCGGACGCGGTGCTCATCACCCACGAGCACCCCGACCACGTCGACGTCGAGGCGGTCAGCCGGCAGCTCGACCGGCGTCGGTTCGTCATCCACGGTCCGGCGTCGCTGGCCGGCACCCTGGGCGACGCCGCCGAGGCGCTCGACGCGGTCCGACCGGGACAGTCGTTCACGGCCGCCGGCGTGCCGGTACGCGCCTACGGCGGCCGGCACGCCGTGATCCACCCCGACATCCCGGTCGTGGACAACCTGGCGTACCTGCTGGACGACGTGGTCTACCACCCCGGGGACAGCCTGGTGGTCCCCGAGGACGCCCAGGTCGACACGCTCTTCCTGCCGATCCACGCCCCGTGGACGAAGTTCTCCGAGTCGCTGGACTTCCTCCGGGCGGTCGCTCCGCGCCGGGCGTACGCGTTGCACGACGGGCTGCTCAACGACAACGGGCTCAACGTGCTCAACGGCAACTTCACCAGGATGTCCGAAGTGGACTACCGCCGGCTCGAACCGGGCACCCGGATCGACGCCTGA
- a CDS encoding acyl-CoA mutase large subunit family protein — MSEPRSSESGFPIKGVYTAADLPEELDSRLGGPGEFPYTRGVYPTMYTSRPWTMRQYAGFGTATESNARYHQLLRAGTMGLSVAFDLPTQMGYDSDDPIAHGEVGKVGVAIDSIDDMRLLFDGIPLDKVSTSMTINAPGSVLLLLYQLVAEENGVAGSALNGTIQNDILKEYIARGTYIFPPKPSLRLVADTFGYCRKEVPKWNTISISGYHMAEAGASPAQEIAFTLANGVEYVRAALAAGLAVDDFAPRLSFFFVARTTLLEEVAKFRAARRIWARLMRDDFGAKNPKSMMLRFHTQTAGVQLTAQQPEVNLVRVAVQGLGAVLGGTQSLHTNSFDEAIALPTEKAARLALRTQQVLAYETDLTATVDPFAGSYVVEAMTAEIEAAATELMERVADHGSAVDAIEAGFQKREIEQSAYRIAQEIDSGERVVVGLNRFTVDEEEPYEPLRVDPTIEAAQGERLTRLRAERDAGAVERGLAELRAAAEGTENVLYPMKEALRARATVGEVCGTLRQVWGLYRPSDRF; from the coding sequence ATGAGCGAACCGCGGTCAAGCGAGTCCGGTTTTCCGATCAAGGGCGTCTACACGGCGGCGGACCTTCCGGAGGAACTGGACTCCCGGCTCGGCGGACCGGGCGAGTTCCCGTACACGCGCGGGGTCTACCCCACCATGTACACCTCCCGCCCGTGGACCATGCGCCAGTACGCCGGCTTCGGTACCGCCACCGAGTCCAACGCGCGGTACCACCAGTTGTTGCGGGCCGGCACGATGGGTCTCTCCGTGGCCTTCGACCTGCCGACGCAGATGGGCTACGACTCCGACGACCCGATCGCGCACGGCGAGGTGGGCAAGGTCGGGGTGGCCATCGACTCGATCGACGACATGCGGCTGCTCTTCGACGGCATCCCGCTCGACAAGGTCTCGACGTCGATGACCATCAACGCGCCGGGGTCGGTGCTGCTCCTGCTCTACCAGCTCGTGGCGGAGGAGAACGGGGTCGCCGGCTCGGCCCTCAACGGCACGATCCAGAACGACATCCTCAAGGAGTACATCGCCCGGGGGACGTACATCTTCCCGCCGAAGCCCTCGCTGCGGCTGGTGGCCGACACCTTCGGCTACTGCCGCAAGGAGGTGCCGAAGTGGAACACGATCTCCATCTCCGGCTACCACATGGCCGAGGCCGGCGCGTCGCCCGCGCAGGAGATCGCGTTCACCCTGGCCAACGGCGTCGAGTACGTCCGGGCCGCGCTGGCGGCCGGCCTGGCCGTGGACGACTTCGCGCCCCGGCTGTCGTTCTTCTTCGTCGCCCGCACCACCCTGCTGGAGGAGGTGGCCAAGTTCCGGGCCGCCCGCCGGATCTGGGCCCGGCTGATGCGCGACGACTTCGGCGCCAAGAACCCGAAGTCGATGATGCTGCGCTTCCACACCCAGACCGCGGGCGTGCAGCTCACCGCCCAGCAGCCCGAGGTCAACCTGGTCCGGGTGGCGGTGCAGGGCCTCGGCGCGGTGCTCGGCGGCACCCAGTCGCTGCACACCAACAGCTTCGACGAGGCGATCGCGCTGCCCACCGAGAAGGCGGCCCGGCTGGCGCTGCGTACCCAGCAGGTGCTGGCGTACGAGACGGACCTGACCGCGACGGTGGACCCGTTCGCCGGCTCGTACGTGGTGGAGGCGATGACCGCCGAGATCGAGGCGGCGGCGACCGAGCTGATGGAGCGGGTGGCCGACCACGGCTCGGCGGTCGACGCCATCGAGGCGGGCTTCCAGAAGCGGGAGATCGAGCAGTCCGCGTACCGGATCGCGCAGGAGATCGACTCCGGCGAGCGGGTGGTGGTGGGCCTCAACCGGTTCACCGTCGACGAGGAGGAGCCGTACGAGCCGCTGCGGGTCGACCCGACGATCGAGGCGGCGCAGGGCGAGCGGCTGACCCGGCTGCGTGCCGAGCGCGACGCCGGGGCGGTCGAGCGGGGGCTGGCGGAGCTGCGGGCCGCCGCCGAGGGCACGGAGAACGTGCTCTACCCGATGAAGGAGGCGCTGCGGGCCCGCGCCACCGTGGGCGAGGTCTGCGGCACCCTGCGCCAGGTGTGGGGGCTGTACCGCCCGAGCGACCGGTTCTGA
- a CDS encoding amidohydrolase: MTSALTLPTGNQLASSWPEAPSGSQPLPFELDHLLALRVPGLIATRRHLHSHPELSGEEFETAALIARELTLAGLRPRLLPKGNGVICDIDGRPDGPVVALRADIDALPLTDSKDVPYRSTVDGVCHACGHDVHTTVMLGVGMLLAQLADLGELPGRVRLIFQPAEEILPCGSLEVIEAGGLDDVVQIFALHCDPNLPVGQIGLRVGPITAAADNVTVRLTGPGGHTARPHLTVDLVDALGRLITEVPALVSRRVPANSGLLLVFGHASAGTRYNVIPSEASASGTLRVMDRDTWELAPKIVGQVVRDVVAPTGATVDLEYLRGRPPVCNDSRAIQVLTGATTATLGPEGVAETPQSMGGEDFSWYLEYVPGALARLGVGRSGPNVDLHRASFDVDERAIPVGVRLMVQTALRALAAAR; this comes from the coding sequence GTGACGAGTGCGTTGACGCTGCCCACCGGCAACCAGCTGGCGTCGTCCTGGCCGGAGGCGCCGTCCGGGTCCCAGCCCCTGCCGTTCGAGCTGGACCACCTGCTCGCCCTCCGGGTGCCCGGGCTGATCGCCACCCGTCGCCACCTCCACTCGCACCCGGAGCTCTCCGGCGAGGAGTTCGAGACGGCCGCCCTGATCGCCCGGGAGCTCACCCTGGCCGGGCTGCGGCCGCGGCTGCTGCCGAAGGGCAACGGGGTCATCTGCGACATCGACGGGCGCCCCGACGGTCCGGTCGTCGCGCTGCGCGCCGACATCGACGCCCTGCCGCTGACCGACTCGAAGGACGTGCCGTACCGCTCCACCGTGGACGGCGTCTGCCACGCCTGCGGTCACGACGTGCACACCACCGTCATGCTCGGCGTCGGCATGCTGCTCGCCCAGCTCGCCGACCTGGGCGAGCTGCCCGGCCGGGTCCGGCTGATCTTCCAGCCCGCCGAGGAGATCCTGCCCTGCGGCTCGCTGGAGGTCATCGAGGCCGGCGGCCTGGACGACGTGGTGCAGATCTTCGCGCTGCACTGCGACCCCAACCTGCCGGTCGGGCAGATCGGCCTGCGGGTCGGCCCGATCACCGCCGCCGCCGACAACGTCACCGTCCGGCTCACCGGCCCCGGCGGGCACACCGCCCGCCCGCACCTGACCGTCGACCTGGTCGACGCCCTGGGCCGCCTGATCACCGAGGTGCCGGCGCTGGTCAGCCGCCGGGTGCCGGCCAACAGCGGGCTGCTGCTGGTCTTCGGCCACGCCTCGGCCGGCACCCGTTACAACGTCATCCCCTCCGAGGCGTCCGCGTCCGGCACCCTGCGGGTGATGGACCGCGACACCTGGGAGCTGGCCCCCAAGATCGTGGGTCAGGTCGTCCGCGACGTCGTCGCCCCGACCGGGGCCACCGTCGACCTCGAATACCTGCGGGGCCGCCCGCCGGTGTGCAACGACTCCCGCGCCATCCAGGTCCTCACGGGCGCCACCACCGCCACGCTCGGGCCGGAGGGCGTGGCCGAGACCCCGCAGAGCATGGGCGGCGAGGACTTCTCCTGGTACCTGGAGTACGTCCCCGGCGCGCTCGCCCGGCTGGGTGTCGGCCGCTCCGGCCCGAACGTGGACCTGCACCGGGCCTCGTTCGACGTGGACGAACGGGCCATCCCGGTCGGCGTACGGCTCATGGTCCAGACCGCGCTGCGGGCACTGGCGGCGGCCCGGTAG
- a CDS encoding SCO6745 family protein — protein MTPEQVAAASKPVVLELGDLFTRCPTTLRRARLLGISGWAFYVTGRAGALGDVRAETVAAALGFLAPDAVADGWDAARRVVPPVEVAAATLAECCRWGEERLDPLAGVSRLAALLGRAVDAADASGMPLFAAWRAMPVPVRTAGARAAVGLRLLREHFAGAHLIAVRASGMTPLEAVLAGPDGEAGAVACGWPPPYPPVGPLVRRRLWAQAVTDRLAAPAFAALGPADGAELLELLTATRARLADAG, from the coding sequence ATGACGCCGGAACAGGTGGCGGCGGCCAGCAAGCCGGTCGTGCTGGAACTCGGCGACCTCTTCACCCGCTGCCCGACCACCCTGCGCCGGGCGCGGTTGCTCGGCATCTCCGGCTGGGCGTTCTACGTCACCGGGCGGGCCGGCGCCCTCGGGGACGTCCGCGCGGAGACGGTCGCCGCCGCCCTCGGCTTCCTGGCCCCCGACGCGGTCGCCGACGGCTGGGACGCGGCCCGGCGGGTCGTCCCGCCGGTCGAGGTGGCCGCCGCCACCCTGGCCGAGTGCTGCCGGTGGGGCGAGGAGCGGCTCGACCCCCTTGCCGGGGTGAGCCGACTCGCCGCCCTGCTCGGCCGCGCCGTCGACGCCGCGGACGCCAGCGGCATGCCGCTCTTCGCCGCCTGGCGGGCCATGCCGGTGCCGGTCCGTACGGCCGGCGCCCGGGCGGCCGTCGGCCTGCGTCTGCTCCGGGAGCACTTCGCCGGCGCGCACCTGATCGCGGTCCGGGCCAGCGGGATGACGCCGTTGGAGGCCGTGCTCGCCGGCCCGGACGGCGAGGCGGGTGCGGTCGCCTGCGGCTGGCCGCCGCCGTACCCTCCGGTCGGGCCGCTGGTCCGGCGGCGGCTCTGGGCCCAGGCGGTGACCGACCGGCTGGCCGCGCCGGCCTTCGCGGCGCTCGGCCCGGCGGACGGCGCCGAGCTGCTGGAACTGCTCACCGCGACCCGGGCCCGCCTGGCCGACGCGGGCTGA
- a CDS encoding serine/threonine-protein kinase, with amino-acid sequence MTQIPTWSGGPVSSPNGRATPGTTIGDRYSLRSTVGNGGMGTVWRATDTLLRRDVAVKEVVLPPGLAPSDRDAMYERTLREARAAAAIQHPAVVQVYDVVTEGGRPWIVMELLDARSLADMVIEDGPVAQRVVAKIGIALLGALEVAHAIGVLHRDVKPANVLICADGRCVLTDFGVARMPTDVQLTTPGMVLGSPHFISPERAMGQEFGPPSDLFSLGVTLYTAVEGRPPFDKGDPIETMHAVVEDPPAPPQRSGPLARVLMGLLEKDPARRLDVHTARAMLRELLAGPLTSNAAAVNSVTDPYSVVPVQRPVPTPPAAQPEQPKPSGQIGGRAMLNPGESLTDRLAALRRGERPAQAALAASPAAMDDTSADALAGPLHTPTGAMPAPGGPTPAGRTYGGAEATQRMGSGGSDATQQLRTNAAGLVGFSGPTEATPRVKAGTPAFGPPPEATQRVTAGTPVFGAPPPEATQQLGGTYGGGQWSVPGTGQAWATPATAPAAGGSGGGFAGRVGTVGNQLVGTVKGWPRKVQLAAAGGLAALLLIGAVVLFTGGDDPAPTVPQAAPTSQAPAAGVPEMKEHTGKGVRVLVPQGWEVKSAGVWVDYIDPEDEGRKVRILVEDFRTTSMRWAEVAEDTLKNRSKSCAKPYAQVAMNEVQWVGKAAAEFEYTCGEGEAKRHGVWRGVVHEGKVYSFYLTSTDAKFADSKPIFDEMVKSFQLTEAG; translated from the coding sequence GTGACTCAGATCCCGACGTGGAGCGGCGGACCAGTCAGTTCCCCCAACGGACGCGCGACGCCCGGCACGACCATCGGCGACCGTTACTCGCTGCGTTCGACGGTGGGCAACGGCGGCATGGGTACGGTCTGGCGTGCCACGGACACACTCCTGCGGCGGGACGTGGCCGTCAAGGAGGTCGTCCTGCCCCCGGGGCTGGCCCCCAGCGACCGCGACGCCATGTACGAGCGCACCCTGCGCGAGGCCCGCGCGGCGGCGGCGATCCAGCACCCGGCCGTCGTCCAGGTCTACGACGTGGTCACCGAGGGCGGCCGGCCGTGGATCGTGATGGAGCTGCTCGACGCCCGCAGCCTCGCCGACATGGTGATCGAGGACGGGCCGGTCGCGCAGCGGGTGGTCGCCAAGATCGGCATCGCGCTGCTCGGCGCGCTGGAGGTGGCGCACGCGATCGGCGTGCTGCACCGCGACGTCAAGCCGGCCAACGTGCTGATCTGCGCCGACGGGCGCTGCGTGCTGACCGACTTCGGCGTGGCCCGGATGCCCACCGACGTGCAGCTCACCACCCCCGGGATGGTGCTCGGCTCGCCGCACTTCATCTCCCCCGAGCGCGCGATGGGCCAGGAGTTCGGCCCGCCGAGCGACCTCTTCTCGCTGGGCGTCACGCTCTACACGGCGGTGGAGGGGCGGCCCCCGTTCGACAAGGGCGACCCGATCGAGACCATGCACGCCGTGGTCGAGGACCCGCCCGCCCCGCCGCAGCGCAGCGGGCCGCTGGCCCGGGTGCTGATGGGCCTGCTGGAGAAGGACCCGGCCCGCCGTCTCGACGTGCACACCGCCCGGGCCATGCTGCGCGAGCTGCTCGCCGGCCCGCTGACCAGCAACGCCGCCGCGGTGAACTCGGTGACCGATCCCTACTCCGTGGTGCCGGTGCAGCGGCCCGTGCCGACCCCGCCGGCCGCCCAGCCGGAGCAGCCGAAGCCGAGCGGGCAGATCGGCGGCCGGGCGATGCTCAACCCCGGCGAGTCGCTCACCGACCGGCTGGCGGCGCTGCGCCGGGGCGAGCGCCCCGCGCAGGCCGCCCTCGCCGCGAGCCCCGCCGCGATGGACGACACCAGCGCCGACGCCCTGGCCGGGCCGCTGCACACCCCCACCGGCGCGATGCCGGCGCCGGGCGGCCCCACCCCGGCCGGCCGCACCTACGGCGGCGCCGAGGCGACCCAGCGGATGGGGTCCGGCGGCTCGGACGCGACCCAGCAGCTACGCACCAACGCCGCCGGTCTGGTCGGCTTCAGCGGCCCGACGGAGGCGACCCCGCGGGTGAAGGCGGGCACGCCTGCCTTCGGGCCCCCGCCGGAGGCCACCCAGCGGGTGACCGCCGGCACCCCCGTCTTCGGCGCACCGCCGCCCGAGGCGACCCAGCAGCTCGGCGGGACGTACGGCGGCGGTCAGTGGTCGGTGCCCGGCACCGGCCAGGCGTGGGCGACCCCGGCCACCGCGCCGGCCGCAGGCGGATCCGGCGGCGGCTTCGCCGGTCGGGTCGGCACCGTCGGCAACCAGCTCGTCGGCACGGTCAAGGGCTGGCCGCGCAAGGTGCAGCTCGCCGCCGCCGGCGGCCTGGCCGCGCTGCTTCTGATCGGAGCGGTCGTCCTCTTCACCGGCGGCGACGACCCGGCACCCACCGTGCCGCAGGCCGCCCCGACCTCGCAGGCCCCGGCCGCCGGGGTGCCCGAGATGAAGGAGCACACCGGCAAGGGCGTACGGGTCCTGGTGCCGCAGGGCTGGGAGGTCAAGAGCGCCGGCGTGTGGGTGGACTACATCGACCCGGAGGACGAGGGCCGCAAGGTCCGGATCCTGGTGGAGGACTTCCGCACCACCTCCATGCGCTGGGCGGAGGTCGCCGAGGACACCCTGAAGAACCGTTCCAAGTCCTGCGCCAAGCCGTACGCCCAGGTCGCCATGAACGAGGTGCAGTGGGTCGGCAAGGCGGCGGCCGAGTTCGAGTACACCTGCGGCGAGGGCGAGGCCAAGCGGCACGGCGTGTGGCGCGGCGTGGTCCACGAGGGCAAGGTCTACTCGTTCTACCTGACCTCGACCGACGCGAAGTTCGCGGACAGCAAGCCGATCTTCGACGAGATGGTGAAGTCGTTCCAGCTCACCGAGGCCGGCTGA
- a CDS encoding GOLPH3/VPS74 family protein, translated as MTGVALAEELLLLAYDDETGKATMPRISLDLGMAAAVLIELALAGRIAYSAGSLTVVDPTPTGEPLVDGVLARMAADTPHSPSSWVQRLRHGLRDKILGDLCAQGVVRDVDETELGFIHVHRYPTVDPAVEADTRRRLAEALASGELPDERTAALATLVAVLRMEPALGLTGDAAREARQRLEEIAGGAGFSGTVSLDDSVVRPSVGLVVAALGRAVDAALGPRR; from the coding sequence ATGACTGGTGTTGCGCTCGCCGAAGAGCTGCTTCTCCTCGCGTACGACGACGAGACCGGCAAGGCGACCATGCCGCGGATCAGCCTCGACCTGGGGATGGCCGCCGCGGTGCTGATCGAACTGGCCCTGGCCGGGCGGATCGCGTACTCCGCGGGGTCCCTGACGGTGGTCGACCCGACGCCCACCGGCGAGCCACTCGTCGACGGGGTCCTCGCCCGCATGGCGGCCGACACGCCGCACAGCCCCTCGTCCTGGGTGCAGCGGCTGCGGCACGGCCTGCGCGACAAGATCCTCGGCGACCTGTGCGCCCAGGGCGTGGTGCGTGACGTCGACGAGACCGAGCTGGGCTTCATCCACGTGCACCGCTACCCGACCGTGGACCCCGCCGTCGAGGCGGACACCCGACGCCGGCTCGCCGAGGCACTGGCCAGCGGCGAACTGCCCGACGAGCGGACCGCCGCGCTGGCCACCCTGGTCGCGGTGCTGCGGATGGAGCCGGCGCTCGGCCTGACCGGCGACGCGGCCCGGGAGGCCCGGCAGCGCCTGGAGGAGATCGCCGGCGGCGCCGGCTTCTCCGGCACCGTCAGCCTGGACGACTCCGTGGTCCGCCCCTCGGTCGGCCTCGTCGTGGCCGCCCTGGGCCGCGCCGTCGACGCCGCCCTGGGCCCCCGCCGCTGA
- a CDS encoding DUF4349 domain-containing protein has product MDVGERRRRGVRLTAAALVALLALAGCGSDAGDNADSAPAAAPAERDRAGDAADQAGGAAEPGAGKAEPGAGAGAPDLRVDQRSIIYTGTMRVQVEDVDDAARSAIATVTAAGGFVGGDQRRSADADARAELELRVPAAKFHGVVEELAKLGRQQRREIRTEDVTEQMVDLDARITTQRARVESARRLLAKATSISDLVSLENELSRREADLASLVAKKERLADLTSLSTITVSLVGPDASTADEETEVGFMVGLEGGWKVFLTSMTVLLTVLGAVLPWLLAIGVPLTVLLVVLRRRRRTSPPPAMPGGPAAPLPTGPPPVPAARSGP; this is encoded by the coding sequence ATGGACGTAGGGGAACGGCGACGTCGAGGCGTACGGCTGACGGCTGCCGCTCTGGTCGCGCTGCTCGCGTTGGCGGGCTGTGGCAGCGACGCGGGCGACAACGCCGACAGCGCGCCGGCGGCGGCCCCGGCGGAGCGGGACCGGGCGGGCGACGCGGCGGACCAGGCGGGCGGCGCGGCCGAGCCGGGCGCCGGCAAGGCCGAGCCGGGCGCCGGCGCCGGTGCGCCCGACCTGCGGGTCGACCAGCGGTCCATCATCTACACCGGCACGATGCGCGTGCAGGTGGAGGATGTGGACGACGCGGCGCGCAGCGCGATCGCCACGGTCACGGCGGCCGGCGGTTTCGTCGGCGGCGACCAGCGGCGCAGCGCCGACGCGGACGCGCGGGCCGAGCTGGAGCTGCGGGTGCCGGCGGCGAAGTTCCACGGCGTCGTCGAGGAGCTGGCGAAGCTGGGCCGGCAGCAGCGGCGGGAGATCCGCACCGAGGACGTCACCGAGCAGATGGTCGACCTGGACGCGCGGATCACCACCCAGCGCGCCCGGGTGGAGAGCGCCCGCAGGCTGCTGGCGAAGGCGACCTCGATCAGCGACCTGGTGTCGTTGGAGAACGAGCTGTCCCGGCGGGAGGCGGACCTGGCGTCGCTGGTGGCGAAGAAGGAGCGGCTGGCGGACCTGACCAGCCTGTCGACGATCACCGTGTCGCTGGTCGGTCCGGATGCGAGCACCGCCGACGAGGAGACCGAGGTCGGCTTCATGGTGGGGCTCGAGGGCGGCTGGAAGGTCTTCCTGACCTCGATGACCGTCCTGCTGACGGTGCTCGGCGCGGTGCTGCCGTGGCTGCTGGCGATCGGCGTACCGCTGACGGTGCTGCTGGTGGTGCTGCGCCGGCGGCGGCGCACGAGCCCGCCGCCGGCGATGCCGGGCGGACCGGCGGCGCCGCTGCCTACCGGGCCGCCGCCAGTGCCCGCAGCGCGGTCTGGACCATGA
- the upp gene encoding uracil phosphoribosyltransferase, translated as MDVHVIDHPLAQSRLTAMRDARTDSSSFRAALHELTTMLVYEAARSFPVEKYPVQTPVTGTEGTRLANPPLLVPVLRAGLGMADAALGLLPESSMGFVGLARDEETYEPRAYMESLPRDLSGLPVLVLDPMLATGGSLEHCCRLLADRGCTDITVLCVLAAPVGIERLERSGLPLRLVTASIDEGLNDRMFIVPGLGDAGDRQFGGMPRF; from the coding sequence GTGGACGTACACGTCATTGACCATCCGCTCGCCCAGTCGCGGCTGACCGCCATGCGGGACGCGCGCACCGACTCCTCCTCGTTCCGGGCGGCGCTGCACGAACTCACCACCATGCTGGTGTACGAGGCCGCGCGCTCGTTCCCCGTCGAGAAGTACCCGGTGCAGACCCCCGTCACCGGCACCGAGGGCACCCGGCTGGCCAACCCGCCGCTGCTCGTACCGGTGCTGCGGGCCGGCCTGGGCATGGCCGACGCCGCGCTCGGCCTGCTGCCGGAATCCTCGATGGGCTTCGTCGGCCTGGCCCGCGACGAGGAGACGTACGAGCCGCGCGCCTACATGGAGTCGCTGCCGCGCGACCTCAGCGGCCTGCCGGTGCTGGTGCTCGACCCGATGCTCGCCACCGGCGGCTCGCTGGAGCACTGCTGCCGGCTGCTGGCCGACCGTGGGTGCACCGACATCACGGTGCTCTGCGTGCTCGCCGCGCCCGTCGGCATCGAGCGGCTGGAGCGCTCCGGCCTGCCGCTGCGCCTGGTCACCGCCTCCATCGACGAGGGGCTCAACGACCGCATGTTCATCGTGCCGGGGCTCGGCGACGCCGGCGACCGCCAGTTCGGTGGCATGCCCCGCTTCTGA